The Ahaetulla prasina isolate Xishuangbanna chromosome 3, ASM2864084v1, whole genome shotgun sequence genome window below encodes:
- the LOC131194197 gene encoding mas-related G-protein coupled receptor member A6-like, translated as MSFLFWLSLWCIVREATVTSSILLNCSVAKEGEYIHLPTDETDFGKKQRFRSGLFNQSELNATFSPTFTWNGSHSLGIECDCIMDLLACLLRDRVLAGFIVFLFTVGLLGNLILFFFLLFHFKRNLWTTCVWNLAIGSFGVLIFLCSICLLAFSNYIWENSSDALVKLLLPLAYLFLVMQGYNAHFFISIAVDWCFAFLSPNWYQCHQSICLSSATPAMLSVLFWPLTCQLLFFFNLRIDTQAIVVVSFMIFIPVIVISSQTLIMRVWCNLHHQGKISVKIVLGILFSLITWGPIYLFLTPSNHFALVSVLAFVLTSVSSTINPVFYILIGKFFGMADPEAEAQILWPPNDKRGLLGEDPDIGKD; from the exons ATGTCATTCCTCTTCTGGCTCAGCCTTTGGTGCATTGTGAGAGAAGCCACTGTCACATCCTCTATTTTGCTCAACTGTTCAGTTGCAAAG gAAGGAGAGTATATACACCTTCCTACAGACGAGACTGATTTTGGGAAAAAGCAACGCTTCAGAAGTGGCCTTTTCAACCAGAGCGAACTGAATGCAACCTTCTCCCCAACTTTTACCTGGAATGGTTCCCATTCTCTCGGCATTGAATGTGACTGCATCATGGACCTGTTAGCCTGTTTGTTAAGAGATCGTGTTCTTGCCGGTTTCATAGTCTTCCTCTTCACCGTGGGCCTGCTGGGGAACCtaatcctcttcttttttcttctcttccacttCAAGAGGAATTTGTGGACCACCTGCGTTTGGAATTTAGCCATTGGTAGCTTTGGGGTCCTTATCTTTTTGTGTAGCATTTGTCTGTTAGCATTCagtaattatatttgggagaactCCAGCGATGCCCTGGTGAAGTTGCTCCTACCCCTGGCCTACCTCTTTCTCGTCATGCAGGGTTATAACGCTCATTTTTTCATATCCATCGCGGTGGATTGGTGCTTTGCCTTTCTTTCTCCAAATTGGTACCAGTGCCACCAATCAATCTGTCTGTCTTCTGCTACGCCTGCCATGTTGTCTGTTCTTTTCTGGCCTCTCACTTGCCAGCTCTTATTCTTCTTCAACTTGAGGATCGACACTCAGGCAATTGTCGTCGTCTCCTTCATGATTTTCATTCCGGTCATAGTCATCTCGTCTCAAACCCTGATTATGAGGGTTTGGTGCAATCTGCACCATCAAGGGAAGATCTCTGTAAAAATTGTCCTGGGAATCTTGTTTTCTCTTATCACCTGGGGACCCATATATTTATTCCTTACTCCAAGTAACCATTTTGCTCTCGTCTCAGTATTAGCCTTTGTGCTCACGTCCGTCAGTAGCACCATCAACCCTGTGTTTTATATCCTTATTGGTAAA TTCTTTGGAATGGCggatcctgaagctgaagctcaaatcctttggccgccAAATGacaagagaggactccttggagaagaccctgatATTGGGAAAGACTAA